Below is a window of Andreesenia angusta DNA.
TCTCTTATACGCTTGAATTTCTTCGCCCCGTAGTTTTGACCTATAAATGCGGCTATCGCTCCCTGAAGTCCCCCTATAGTCATGTAAGATATGGACTCTATCTGAAGCCCGACCTTCTGAACAGCAATTGCAGTAGGCCCCCAAACAGCTATTATCTTGGCTATCATTATGGATATGAATATAAAAGTGACTCTCTGAGTTGTGATCGGAATCCCCATCTTGATTACAGATTTGGCCTTTTCTCTGTTGAACTTTATGTCCTGGCCAAAGACTTTGAAGTATCTCTTTCCAGATGTATAAAACACCATAAGCACCAATAGTCTGCAGAATACTGTAGCTATAGCAGCTCCTGCAACTCCCATAGGCGGTATAAAACCTATGCCGAATATAAGAATTGGATCTAGCACTATGTTTAGAAGCAGCCCTATTGAGTTGACCCTAAATGGGATTGCACTGTTTCCATAGCTGTTGAATATATTGCTGTACAGATTGTTGAAGCACATAAAGAGAACTCCTACCATCGAGATAACAAGATACTGCACAGCCAGCCTTTCGACCTCTGGGTCTCCTAGCTCGAAAAAACCTATAAGCCTGTCTCTGAATATCAGTATAAACAAGGCATAGACTATAGCTAAAATAAAAGACATTATAAATCCGCTCTTTATATACTCCTCTGCCCCTTCGCTGTCTCCTGCCCCTATGCTGTGCGCTATCTTGACTCCGCTGCCTATTATGACTATTGTGAACAGAGCCATCGCCAGATTCACAAAAAAGCTGGCCGTTCCTATTGCGGCCACAGACTTGCTCCCAAGCCTGCCTATCCAGATCATGTCCACCATGCCGTAAGCTGTTTGAATGAAGTTTGTAGCTATTATTGGAACTGACAGTTTCAGCAGAGTAGAGACTATATTTCCTTCAGTTAAGTTGTTTTTTCCTTTCAAAGCATCATCTCCTATCATAGAATATTATATCTCAATTATGATTTTTTTCTAGACTCTAGTCCTAACTTGGGTATACTTTAATTAAAGCGAGGTGATTTCATGAACATTTCCAACTATTTTCACACAATGCGAAACTTGA
It encodes the following:
- a CDS encoding MATE family efflux transporter, with protein sequence MKGKNNLTEGNIVSTLLKLSVPIIATNFIQTAYGMVDMIWIGRLGSKSVAAIGTASFFVNLAMALFTIVIIGSGVKIAHSIGAGDSEGAEEYIKSGFIMSFILAIVYALFILIFRDRLIGFFELGDPEVERLAVQYLVISMVGVLFMCFNNLYSNIFNSYGNSAIPFRVNSIGLLLNIVLDPILIFGIGFIPPMGVAGAAIATVFCRLLVLMVFYTSGKRYFKVFGQDIKFNREKAKSVIKMGIPITTQRVTFIFISIMIAKIIAVWGPTAIAVQKVGLQIESISYMTIGGLQGAIAAFIGQNYGAKKFKRIREGYYKSLAMTLAFGATVTAVFLIFPEQIFKIFLNDKESLEIGVYYMRILGISQAFMCMELLTVGAFNGLGKTYVAPIISITFTALRIPIALLLSSEDLFKLNGIWMSISVSSIVKGLLLVSMFLYYLRRNKEKYLLDLK